One Streptomyces sp. RPA4-2 genomic window carries:
- a CDS encoding helix-turn-helix domain-containing protein has product MPMVTSGSSTPPIPPAGAGVGPLLRGWREQRRVSQLELALRADSSARHISFIETGRSRPSEEMVLRLAEHLDVPVRERNALLLAAGHAPHYPETPLDAPAMEAVRQGMERLIQGYEPYPALVVDATYTVLAANRGVAMFLDGVPESLLTPPLNAMRLTLHPQGLAPRIRNLREWRDHLLAQMERRIALRRSEPLRALYEEVAAYPVPYVDPEPADAEAAEPVPYFALPMRIEHDGRILSFMSSISTFNTPMDVTVAELAIETFLPADPATLKYLQSLTS; this is encoded by the coding sequence ATGCCCATGGTCACCTCCGGATCCAGCACGCCACCGATCCCCCCGGCCGGCGCGGGAGTCGGCCCGCTGCTGCGCGGCTGGCGGGAACAGCGTCGGGTCAGTCAACTGGAGCTGGCGCTGCGGGCCGACTCCTCCGCCCGGCACATCAGCTTCATCGAGACGGGACGCTCCCGTCCGAGCGAGGAGATGGTGCTGCGGCTGGCCGAACACCTCGACGTGCCGGTACGCGAACGCAACGCGCTGCTGCTGGCCGCCGGGCACGCCCCGCACTACCCGGAGACCCCCCTGGACGCCCCGGCGATGGAGGCGGTGCGTCAGGGCATGGAGCGGCTGATCCAGGGTTACGAGCCCTACCCGGCGCTGGTGGTCGACGCCACGTACACCGTGCTCGCCGCGAACCGGGGCGTCGCCATGTTCCTCGACGGTGTCCCCGAGTCGCTGCTCACGCCGCCGCTGAACGCGATGCGGCTCACCCTGCACCCCCAGGGCCTGGCTCCGCGCATCCGCAACCTGCGGGAATGGCGTGATCACCTGCTCGCGCAGATGGAGCGTCGGATCGCATTGCGCCGCTCCGAGCCACTGCGCGCGCTGTACGAGGAGGTGGCCGCGTACCCGGTTCCGTACGTGGATCCGGAGCCGGCCGACGCGGAGGCCGCCGAGCCTGTTCCGTACTTCGCGCTGCCGATGCGGATCGAGCACGACGGACGGATCCTGTCGTTCATGTCGTCCATCTCCACCTTCAACACCCCGATGGACGTGACGGTCGCCGAACTGGCCATCGAGACGTTCCTGCCCGCCGACCCCGCCACACTCAAGTACCTCCAGTCACTCACGTCTTGA
- a CDS encoding NADP-dependent oxidoreductase, with the protein MSKAITFSEFGAAEVLRPSEVTPPEPAPGQVRIRVRAASVNPFDLKHRSGLMAQAAPARFPVIPGLDAAGVVDAVGEGADAAVGDEVLGFTVGGGYAEYALLVRPVGRPRSLSWEVAASLVTVGETASRVLRQLGARAGQTLLVHGAAGSVGTIAVQLAVARGITVVGTVGEHDVERLTAQGATAVRYGDGWAERVKAAAPQGVDLVFDASGAGVLADSVALAGDSARVITIADMSAAEHGVRFSAGSVDQADDSLPQLVQLAAAGELDLPVWRTYPLDQAATAHRDIEARRNKGKVVLLP; encoded by the coding sequence ATGTCCAAGGCAATCACTTTCTCCGAGTTCGGCGCGGCCGAGGTGCTGCGGCCGTCGGAGGTCACCCCGCCGGAGCCCGCGCCGGGCCAGGTCCGGATCCGGGTGCGGGCCGCCTCCGTGAACCCCTTCGACCTCAAGCACCGGTCCGGTCTGATGGCGCAGGCCGCCCCTGCGCGCTTCCCCGTGATCCCCGGCCTGGACGCGGCCGGTGTCGTCGACGCCGTCGGCGAGGGAGCCGACGCGGCCGTGGGGGACGAGGTCCTCGGTTTCACCGTCGGCGGCGGCTACGCCGAGTACGCCCTGCTGGTGCGGCCGGTGGGCAGGCCCCGGTCCCTGTCGTGGGAGGTCGCCGCCTCGCTGGTCACGGTCGGCGAGACCGCGTCCCGTGTCCTGCGGCAGCTGGGTGCGCGGGCCGGGCAGACCCTGCTCGTCCACGGCGCCGCGGGCAGTGTGGGCACCATCGCGGTGCAACTGGCCGTCGCCCGCGGCATCACCGTCGTCGGGACCGTCGGCGAGCACGACGTCGAGCGCCTCACCGCGCAGGGCGCCACCGCGGTCCGCTACGGCGACGGCTGGGCGGAGCGCGTGAAGGCCGCGGCCCCCCAGGGGGTCGACCTCGTCTTCGACGCCTCCGGGGCCGGCGTGCTCGCCGACTCCGTCGCCCTGGCCGGCGACAGCGCGCGCGTGATCACCATCGCCGACATGTCCGCCGCCGAGCACGGTGTCCGCTTCAGCGCCGGCAGCGTCGACCAGGCCGACGACTCCCTGCCGCAGCTGGTTCAGCTGGCCGCGGCCGGCGAACTCGACCTCCCCGTGTGGCGTACGTACCCCCTCGACCAGGCCGCCACCGCCCACCGGGACATCGAGGCCCGCCGCAACAAGGGCAAGGTCGTTCTCCTTCCCTGA
- a CDS encoding alkene reductase, protein MTTAFDPIALGGKRLANRLVMAPMTRSRAYGPSAEATELMATYYAQRATAGLIVTEGIQPSPLGQGYPDTAGLHTPGQVRAWRTVTDAVHREGGAIFAQLMHTGRIGHPSLLPDGLVPVGPSAVAAEGRVYTHEGPKEFVTPKELSGAEIRRTVADFTDAARNAVEAGFDGVELHGANGYLIHQFLAPNTNHRTDEWGATTEGRIRFAVEVVTAVAEAIGGDRVGLRISPGNRFNDIAEDNPDEVYLALLDRLAGLDLAYLHLMEGPNRDLTPRLRKVWPGTFVLNPFTHPDVTGPDALGLIEDGSADMVAYGALFLANPDLPRRLASGGPFNDPDQATFYGGDHRGYTDYPTLTA, encoded by the coding sequence ATGACCACTGCTTTCGATCCGATCGCTCTGGGCGGCAAGCGCCTGGCGAACCGCCTCGTGATGGCGCCGATGACCCGCAGCCGCGCCTACGGTCCCAGCGCCGAGGCGACCGAGCTGATGGCGACGTACTACGCGCAGCGCGCCACCGCCGGGCTGATCGTCACGGAGGGCATCCAGCCCTCACCGCTCGGCCAGGGCTACCCCGACACCGCCGGTCTGCACACGCCCGGGCAGGTGCGGGCATGGCGGACGGTGACCGACGCCGTGCACCGCGAGGGCGGTGCGATCTTCGCGCAGCTGATGCACACCGGCCGGATCGGGCACCCGAGCCTGCTGCCCGACGGGCTGGTGCCGGTGGGGCCGTCGGCGGTGGCCGCCGAGGGGCGGGTCTACACCCACGAGGGGCCGAAGGAGTTCGTGACGCCGAAGGAGCTGAGCGGGGCGGAGATCCGGCGGACCGTCGCGGACTTCACCGACGCCGCCCGCAACGCGGTCGAGGCCGGGTTCGACGGCGTGGAGCTGCACGGTGCCAACGGCTACCTGATCCACCAGTTCCTCGCGCCCAACACCAACCACCGCACCGACGAGTGGGGCGCCACCACCGAGGGCCGGATCCGCTTCGCCGTCGAGGTCGTCACCGCCGTGGCCGAGGCGATCGGCGGCGACCGGGTGGGCCTGCGGATCTCGCCCGGGAACCGGTTCAACGACATCGCCGAGGACAACCCGGACGAGGTCTACCTCGCCCTGCTGGACCGGCTCGCCGGCCTGGACCTGGCCTACCTGCACCTGATGGAGGGGCCGAACCGCGACCTGACCCCGCGGCTGCGCAAGGTCTGGCCCGGCACGTTCGTCCTCAACCCGTTCACCCATCCTGACGTCACCGGCCCCGACGCGCTGGGTCTGATCGAGGACGGAAGCGCGGACATGGTGGCCTACGGCGCGCTGTTCCTGGCCAACCCCGACCTGCCCCGGCGCCTCGCCTCCGGCGGCCCCTTCAACGACCCCGACCAGGCCACCTTCTACGGCGGCGACCACCGCGGCTACACCGATTACCCCACCCTCACCGCCTGA
- a CDS encoding MarR family winged helix-turn-helix transcriptional regulator, with amino-acid sequence MTQSTPEAGEGLAEAGQGVTVPVPAAAGSGPVSHAIFRLARLHRMFAGQLLRRIGLHPGQELVMMHLWELGPQRQADLVRLMDSDAATMTRTVRRLEQAGFVRRSPSPTDRRASLIEPTAASHALRREVEQVWSHLEDLSTAGLSAEERTAALHTLERLEQNLVRAAADPDGACGGN; translated from the coding sequence ATGACGCAGTCCACGCCGGAAGCCGGGGAGGGCCTCGCGGAGGCGGGGCAGGGGGTCACCGTTCCGGTACCGGCCGCGGCCGGCAGCGGGCCGGTCAGTCACGCGATCTTCCGTCTGGCCCGCCTGCACCGCATGTTCGCGGGGCAGCTACTGCGCCGGATCGGCCTGCATCCGGGCCAGGAGCTGGTGATGATGCACCTGTGGGAGCTCGGCCCCCAGAGGCAGGCCGACCTGGTGCGGCTGATGGACTCCGACGCCGCCACGATGACCCGCACCGTGCGGCGCCTGGAGCAGGCCGGCTTCGTCCGCCGCAGCCCCTCGCCCACCGACAGGCGCGCCTCGCTCATCGAACCCACGGCGGCCAGCCATGCCCTGCGCCGTGAGGTCGAGCAGGTCTGGAGTCATCTGGAGGACCTCTCCACGGCGGGCCTCTCCGCCGAGGAGCGAACCGCTGCCCTGCACACCCTCGAACGCCTGGAACAGAACCTCGTCCGGGCCGCCGCCGATCCTGACGGGGCGTGCGGGGGGAATTAG
- a CDS encoding class I SAM-dependent methyltransferase → MWATAVGVARVRALESERENALFRDPLARAFATAGGLWPSSPPLPDDETARRRRLAVAFSIVIRTKFLDDLLQQASASGVRQVVLLGAGMDSRAFRMDWPEGTRLFEVDTAAPQDFKASVLRQERAVARCERITVAVDLREDWPGALAAAGHDPAVPTVWIAEGLLIYLPEDAVELLLARIGAQSAAGSRMGLTLGSRGVIERFGADAAPGSAASLWISEMPDDPVDWLAGHGWDADSHTLRERAAAYGRPISTPPQREERPGGLISAVRR, encoded by the coding sequence GTGTGGGCGACGGCGGTGGGGGTCGCCAGGGTGCGGGCGCTGGAGTCCGAGCGGGAGAACGCGCTGTTCCGCGACCCACTGGCACGGGCCTTCGCCACCGCCGGCGGCCTGTGGCCCTCGTCGCCGCCGCTGCCCGATGACGAGACCGCGCGACGCCGTCGGCTGGCCGTGGCGTTCTCCATCGTCATCAGGACGAAGTTCCTCGACGACCTGTTGCAGCAGGCCTCCGCGTCCGGGGTCCGGCAGGTCGTGCTGCTCGGCGCCGGCATGGACAGCCGGGCCTTCCGGATGGACTGGCCCGAGGGCACCCGGCTGTTCGAGGTCGACACCGCCGCGCCACAGGACTTCAAGGCTTCTGTGCTGCGCCAGGAGCGGGCTGTCGCCCGCTGCGAGCGGATCACCGTCGCGGTGGATCTGCGTGAGGACTGGCCAGGCGCGCTGGCCGCCGCGGGGCACGACCCGGCCGTGCCGACCGTGTGGATCGCCGAAGGACTGCTGATCTATCTGCCCGAGGACGCGGTGGAGCTGCTGCTGGCCCGGATCGGCGCGCAGTCGGCGGCAGGCAGTCGGATGGGGCTGACGTTGGGCTCGCGCGGCGTGATCGAGCGCTTCGGCGCGGACGCCGCGCCGGGATCGGCGGCGTCCCTGTGGATCTCGGAGATGCCCGACGACCCGGTGGACTGGCTGGCCGGGCACGGCTGGGATGCCGACAGCCACACCCTGCGCGAGCGCGCCGCCGCCTACGGCCGCCCGATCAGCACTCCGCCGCAGCGCGAGGAGCGGCCCGGCGGACTGATCTCGGCGGTCCGCCGGTAG
- a CDS encoding GNAT family N-acetyltransferase, whose protein sequence is MTELGPVAWPPAPIRTERLVLREPEARDRTAFIELLTSPEVHTYLGGPRPRDELEREMSGTPERWPGSFVVDLDGSMIGQILLRRATGHRRPAAAGKVDLGYLFLPRAWGFGYAAEACMAALGWLAGALPGEPVVLTTQTANVGSMRLAAKLGFTEVERFEAWGAEQWLGMRSPVTPSD, encoded by the coding sequence GTGACTGAACTCGGACCCGTCGCCTGGCCACCTGCCCCGATCAGGACCGAGCGGCTCGTGCTCCGCGAGCCCGAGGCCCGGGACCGTACGGCGTTCATCGAGCTGCTCACGTCGCCGGAGGTGCACACCTACCTCGGCGGCCCCCGGCCGCGTGACGAGCTTGAGCGCGAGATGTCCGGGACGCCCGAGCGGTGGCCCGGGAGCTTCGTCGTTGATCTCGACGGGTCGATGATCGGCCAGATCCTGCTCAGGAGAGCAACAGGGCACCGTCGCCCGGCTGCCGCGGGGAAGGTCGATCTCGGCTACCTGTTCCTGCCGCGGGCGTGGGGATTCGGGTACGCCGCCGAGGCGTGCATGGCGGCACTCGGCTGGCTCGCCGGCGCGCTTCCCGGTGAGCCGGTGGTGCTCACCACCCAGACGGCCAACGTCGGCTCGATGCGTCTCGCGGCGAAACTGGGGTTCACCGAGGTGGAGCGGTTCGAGGCTTGGGGCGCCGAGCAGTGGCTCGGCATGCGGTCCCCGGTCACGCCGTCCGATTGA
- a CDS encoding 4a-hydroxytetrahydrobiopterin dehydratase translates to MPVEPLAQKEIETRLSDLPGWSLDGDHLTRSYRLASHSAATAMVVHIAQVQEELDHHSDLTLGYDTVTLTVNTHSVGGAVTDLDFALARRVENLAPGHGAA, encoded by the coding sequence ATGCCCGTCGAGCCCCTGGCGCAGAAGGAGATCGAGACGCGCCTGTCGGACCTGCCCGGCTGGTCGCTCGACGGCGACCACCTCACCCGCTCCTACCGCCTGGCCTCCCACTCCGCCGCCACCGCGATGGTCGTGCACATCGCCCAGGTGCAGGAGGAACTCGACCACCACTCCGACCTGACACTCGGCTACGACACGGTCACCCTCACCGTGAACACGCACAGCGTCGGCGGCGCCGTCACCGACCTCGACTTCGCGCTCGCCCGCAGGGTGGAGAACCTCGCCCCGGGACACGGCGCCGCCTGA
- a CDS encoding class I SAM-dependent methyltransferase: MLDYEKEAAAYDASRGGEPRAEAAANAVLGLVPEDARDLLDTACGTGTVTRRLAIARPRLRVTGADAAHSMTRMAAARLPGSVIRADSRRLPFADASFDAVTSVWLLHLVDSGADVRDIVAECARVLRPGGVYVTTVDKAAAHDVGSDIDAVLAPRPRRAARDAADQVTAYAGEYGLVPAGRSRFRGHGQGRSPRGTVADLRRGWFTRLAPGEVLTEHFVTLLEALPDQDVPRPEPRFALRAFRKPPAG; encoded by the coding sequence ATGCTGGACTACGAGAAGGAAGCAGCAGCCTACGACGCCAGCCGCGGCGGTGAACCCCGCGCCGAGGCGGCCGCGAACGCGGTGCTCGGCCTCGTCCCCGAGGACGCGCGCGACCTGCTCGACACGGCCTGCGGTACGGGAACGGTCACCCGCCGCCTCGCCATCGCACGCCCACGGCTGCGGGTGACGGGCGCGGACGCCGCGCACAGCATGACGCGGATGGCCGCGGCACGGCTCCCGGGCTCCGTGATACGCGCCGACAGCCGCCGACTGCCCTTCGCCGACGCCTCGTTCGACGCCGTCACCAGCGTATGGCTGCTGCATCTGGTCGACAGCGGCGCGGACGTCCGGGACATCGTCGCCGAGTGCGCACGGGTACTGCGTCCGGGCGGGGTGTACGTCACCACCGTCGACAAGGCCGCCGCGCACGACGTGGGCAGCGACATCGACGCCGTACTCGCCCCGCGACCGCGACGGGCCGCCCGGGACGCGGCGGACCAGGTGACGGCGTACGCCGGCGAGTACGGCCTCGTCCCGGCCGGACGGAGCCGGTTTCGGGGCCATGGGCAGGGCCGCAGCCCGCGCGGCACCGTGGCGGACCTGCGACGCGGCTGGTTCACCCGGCTGGCGCCCGGCGAAGTGCTGACGGAGCACTTCGTCACCCTGCTCGAAGCACTGCCCGATCAGGACGTCCCGCGCCCCGAACCGCGGTTCGCGCTGCGCGCGTTCAGGAAGCCGCCGGCCGGGTGA
- a CDS encoding YafY family protein, with the protein MKSSRLVSILLLLQTRDRMTAAQLAEELEVSVRTVYRDVESLHAAGVPLYGDAGHAGGYRLLDGYRTRLTGLTAGEAEALFLAGVPGPAAELGLGRVLAAARLKVRAALPRELRAHADRISDRFHLDAPGWYADADDIPYLPAVAEAVWNGRVLSVLYRRWREPTDVRRRLEPYGLVLKAGRWYVVAGPGPRTFRVDQILQLDVSEEGFTLPEDFDLAAYWTAYQRDFHDRLHRGEAVIRVAPGTRLTGAAGDALAAAGVREPDGWTRATVPIESVDRAHDEFLALGAGIEVLEPVELRDRIARTAAALARLYA; encoded by the coding sequence GTGAAGTCCAGCCGCCTGGTGTCCATTCTTCTGCTGCTGCAGACCCGCGACCGCATGACGGCCGCCCAACTCGCGGAGGAGCTGGAGGTGTCGGTACGGACCGTGTACCGGGACGTGGAGTCACTGCACGCGGCCGGTGTACCGCTCTACGGCGACGCGGGCCACGCGGGCGGCTACCGGCTCCTGGACGGCTACCGCACCCGGCTCACCGGACTCACGGCCGGGGAGGCCGAGGCGCTGTTCCTCGCGGGCGTGCCCGGCCCCGCCGCCGAACTCGGGCTCGGCCGGGTCCTCGCCGCGGCCCGGCTGAAGGTCCGTGCGGCCCTCCCGCGTGAGCTGCGTGCCCACGCCGACCGGATCAGCGACCGCTTCCACCTCGACGCGCCGGGCTGGTACGCGGACGCCGACGACATCCCGTACCTCCCCGCCGTCGCCGAGGCCGTCTGGAACGGCCGCGTCCTGAGCGTCCTGTACCGGCGGTGGCGCGAGCCCACCGATGTACGGCGCCGCCTGGAGCCGTACGGCCTGGTCCTGAAAGCGGGTCGCTGGTACGTGGTGGCGGGACCGGGGCCGCGTACCTTCCGCGTCGATCAGATCCTCCAACTCGACGTCTCCGAGGAGGGGTTCACGCTCCCCGAGGACTTCGACCTGGCCGCGTACTGGACGGCCTACCAACGGGACTTCCACGACCGGCTGCACCGCGGCGAGGCGGTGATCCGGGTGGCGCCGGGAACCCGGCTCACCGGCGCGGCGGGCGACGCTCTGGCGGCGGCCGGCGTGCGGGAGCCGGACGGTTGGACCCGGGCCACCGTCCCGATCGAGTCCGTGGACCGTGCCCATGACGAGTTCCTCGCCCTCGGAGCCGGAATCGAGGTGCTGGAGCCCGTCGAACTGCGGGACCGGATCGCGCGGACGGCTGCGGCGCTGGCCCGGCTGTACGCGTAG
- a CDS encoding phytanoyl-CoA dioxygenase family protein, with protein sequence MDDDMVERFLEDGFVRIEGAFPPRVAEDGARLLWKETGYDPDDPGTWEDPVRWVSSMAQGPFAAAANSPALHRAFDLLVGERCWQPRYALGSFPLRFPHPDEPDDAGWHIEGSYLPDGQSLYHSNLSSRGRALLMLFLFSEVTEDDAPTRVRVGSHLDVPPVLEPYGEAGASFLELGPKVAAASAHRPLALATGRPGDVYLCHPFLVHAAQPHHGTRPRLMAQPPLYPAVPHELERADGGYSAVESAIRRGLSQEA encoded by the coding sequence ATGGACGACGACATGGTGGAGAGGTTCCTCGAGGACGGGTTCGTGCGGATCGAGGGCGCCTTCCCCCCACGCGTCGCCGAGGACGGTGCGAGGCTGCTGTGGAAGGAGACGGGGTACGACCCGGACGACCCCGGCACCTGGGAGGACCCCGTGCGCTGGGTGAGCAGCATGGCGCAGGGTCCGTTCGCGGCCGCGGCCAACTCCCCCGCGCTGCACCGGGCCTTCGACCTGCTGGTCGGTGAGCGGTGCTGGCAGCCACGGTACGCACTGGGCAGCTTCCCGCTGCGGTTCCCGCACCCGGACGAGCCGGACGACGCGGGGTGGCACATCGAGGGGAGCTATCTCCCGGACGGCCAGTCGCTGTACCACTCCAACCTCTCCTCACGGGGCCGGGCGCTGCTGATGCTCTTCCTGTTCAGCGAGGTGACCGAGGACGACGCCCCGACCCGTGTCAGAGTGGGCTCGCACCTCGACGTGCCGCCGGTCCTGGAGCCCTACGGCGAGGCGGGCGCCTCGTTCCTCGAACTCGGTCCGAAGGTGGCCGCGGCGTCGGCCCACCGCCCGCTCGCCCTGGCCACCGGACGGCCCGGCGACGTGTACCTCTGTCACCCGTTCCTGGTGCACGCGGCGCAGCCGCACCACGGCACGCGCCCGCGTCTCATGGCGCAACCGCCCCTGTACCCGGCGGTGCCCCACGAGCTGGAGCGGGCGGACGGCGGCTACTCGGCGGTGGAGTCCGCGATCCGCCGGGGGCTGTCCCAGGAGGCCTGA
- a CDS encoding trans-aconitate 2-methyltransferase has protein sequence MAHEHENIQRHEHESAPRHAHDHIHMDFADMVPLLEQEAELFSPLYTEAAAWLREQRSGTGLIVDAGSGPGVISCLLADAFPAARVVAVDGVESLLERARARAGRLGVGDRFSTVRADLADGLGDVEYPADLLWASRSLHHVGDQGAALAGFARALAPGGTLALLEGGLPPRYLPRDIGVGRPGLQSRIDVVHDEFFDRMRAGLPGAVAETEDWPALLTAAGLRHTATRTFLVDLPAPLSDEARAFVVTALTRLRDSLGEGLDPDDLATLDRLLDPEDKAGVHHRPDVFLLTAHTVHVAVKPE, from the coding sequence ATGGCGCACGAGCACGAGAACATCCAGCGGCACGAGCACGAGAGCGCTCCCCGGCACGCCCATGACCACATCCACATGGACTTCGCCGACATGGTTCCCCTGCTGGAGCAGGAGGCGGAGCTGTTCAGCCCGCTGTACACCGAGGCGGCGGCCTGGCTGAGGGAGCAGCGGTCCGGGACCGGGCTGATAGTGGACGCCGGCAGTGGCCCAGGAGTCATCTCGTGTCTCCTCGCGGACGCCTTCCCCGCGGCGCGGGTCGTCGCCGTGGACGGTGTGGAATCCCTGCTGGAGCGCGCCCGCGCCCGCGCCGGCCGGCTCGGCGTCGGTGACCGCTTCAGCACGGTGCGGGCAGACCTCGCCGACGGACTGGGGGACGTGGAGTACCCGGCCGACCTGCTGTGGGCCAGCAGGTCCCTGCACCACGTAGGCGACCAGGGCGCCGCGCTCGCCGGGTTCGCACGTGCTCTCGCGCCCGGCGGCACGCTCGCCCTCCTGGAGGGCGGTCTGCCCCCGCGCTACCTCCCGCGCGACATCGGTGTGGGCCGCCCCGGTCTGCAGTCCAGGATCGACGTCGTCCACGACGAGTTCTTCGACCGGATGCGGGCCGGGCTACCCGGAGCGGTGGCGGAGACCGAGGACTGGCCCGCCCTGCTGACGGCGGCCGGTCTGCGCCACACGGCGACCCGGACCTTCCTCGTCGATCTTCCCGCCCCGCTGTCGGACGAGGCCCGCGCCTTCGTCGTCACGGCCCTCACCCGCCTGCGCGATTCCCTCGGCGAAGGACTCGACCCGGACGACCTCGCCACCCTCGACCGGCTGCTCGACCCGGAGGACAAGGCGGGCGTGCACCACCGCCCGGACGTGTTCCTGCTGACGGCGCACACGGTTCACGTCGCGGTGAAGCCGGAGTGA
- a CDS encoding SDR family oxidoreductase, whose protein sequence is MNDSPVALITGGGSGIGAAVARQLLDAGHRVTVTGRGAERLRTFAEELGRPEGLLTVVGNAAEYDDVRAAVESTLKEFGRLDTVVANAGLATHDSVAGGDPAGWTEMVLTNVLGPALLIRASIDALKETRGRIVLVGSVAGHVHTPGNIYGATKWAVTGLAENTRREVTEFGVGVTLISPGRVETPFWDSYGSLPPGDLLTAEQLAESIVWAIGRPAGVDVNTVVVRPIGQPV, encoded by the coding sequence ATGAACGACTCACCTGTCGCGCTCATCACCGGTGGCGGAAGCGGTATCGGTGCCGCGGTCGCGCGCCAACTGCTCGATGCCGGGCACCGGGTCACGGTCACCGGGCGGGGCGCGGAGCGACTGCGTACCTTCGCCGAGGAACTGGGCCGCCCCGAAGGGCTGTTGACGGTCGTGGGCAACGCGGCCGAGTACGACGACGTGCGGGCGGCGGTCGAGTCGACGCTCAAGGAGTTCGGCCGCCTGGACACCGTCGTCGCCAACGCCGGTCTCGCCACGCACGATTCAGTCGCCGGGGGCGACCCGGCCGGCTGGACCGAGATGGTGCTGACCAATGTGCTGGGTCCGGCGCTGCTGATCAGGGCCTCGATCGACGCCCTGAAGGAGACGAGGGGCCGGATCGTGCTCGTCGGGAGCGTGGCGGGCCACGTCCACACGCCGGGCAACATCTACGGCGCCACCAAGTGGGCCGTGACCGGGCTCGCCGAGAACACCCGCCGGGAGGTCACCGAGTTCGGTGTCGGCGTGACCCTGATCTCGCCGGGCCGGGTGGAGACACCGTTCTGGGACAGCTACGGGAGCCTTCCGCCCGGTGATCTCCTGACGGCCGAACAGCTGGCGGAGTCGATCGTCTGGGCGATCGGCCGGCCCGCCGGCGTCGATGTGAACACCGTGGTGGTACGGCCGATCGGTCAGCCCGTCTGA
- a CDS encoding glycoside hydrolase family 75 protein, producing MRSRTLTLAAVAGAALLATAALPATAAPSGAASPASAQEGSVSASALLAKVTSCSQISSGKYKTDDETSATIPVCGKNGAVFWKADMDIDCDGQVTAQCNGDADPWFQDDTAFHQSDGKPLRAESLPYVVVPSTSSIWKYTSYGIKGGGVVAVIYNNKVEYAVVGDTGPTQIIGEASYATAKALGIDPDPETGGADSGVTYILFKNSQVSPIESHTAAVSLGDSLANQFLQNN from the coding sequence ATGCGCTCTCGAACACTGACCCTCGCGGCCGTCGCCGGTGCCGCGCTCCTCGCCACCGCCGCACTCCCGGCCACCGCCGCCCCGTCCGGCGCCGCATCCCCCGCCTCCGCCCAGGAGGGCTCGGTCAGCGCGTCCGCCCTGCTCGCCAAGGTGACGTCCTGTTCCCAGATATCGAGCGGCAAGTACAAGACCGACGACGAGACCTCGGCCACCATCCCCGTGTGCGGCAAGAACGGCGCCGTGTTCTGGAAGGCCGACATGGACATCGACTGCGACGGCCAGGTCACCGCCCAGTGCAACGGCGACGCCGACCCCTGGTTCCAGGACGACACCGCCTTCCACCAGTCCGACGGCAAGCCGCTGCGGGCCGAGTCGCTGCCGTACGTCGTGGTGCCGAGCACCAGCAGCATCTGGAAGTACACGAGCTACGGGATCAAGGGCGGCGGCGTCGTCGCGGTGATCTACAACAACAAGGTCGAGTACGCCGTCGTGGGCGACACCGGGCCGACACAGATCATCGGTGAGGCCTCGTACGCCACGGCCAAGGCCCTCGGTATCGACCCCGACCCGGAGACCGGCGGCGCGGACTCCGGCGTGACGTACATCCTGTTCAAGAACTCGCAGGTGTCACCGATCGAGAGTCACACCGCGGCCGTGTCGCTCGGAGACTCCCTGGCGAACCAGTTCCTGCAGAACAACTGA